Proteins from a single region of Numenius arquata chromosome Z, bNumArq3.hap1.1, whole genome shotgun sequence:
- the LOC141477543 gene encoding relaxin-3-like codes for MRAKLRLLCAAAALICAAAPPGQPGGWGAAAAAAAVSAGEGDGYGVKLCGREFIRAVIFTCGGSRWKRLSLLAMEPAPAADSARTASNKLLGNFKLQSILGPEVEQLQRSSPFLGWETFKDLYSLNDYNEYVPVADDFKELARQVEEAVQKDRGGTGIANPVGSNSYLWARYPRRKREPLGLAGMCCKWGCTKAEISTICRV; via the exons atGAGAGCCAAGCTGCGACTCCTGTGCGCCGCGGCGGCGCTGATCTgcgcggcggccccgccgggGCAGCCCGGCGGCTGgggagcggcggccgccgccgccgcggtcTCGGCGGGCGAAGGGGACGGGTACGGGGTGAAACTGTGCGGCCGGGAGTTCATCCGAGCCGTCATCTTCACCTGCGGCGGGTCCCGCTGGAAGCGGCTCTCCCTGCTGGCGATGGAGCCGGCGCCCGCGGCCG ATTCTGCACGAACAGCAAGTAACAAACTACTGGGAAACTTCAAGCTGCAATCAATTTTGGGTCCTGAAgtggagcagctgcagagaagcagcccATTTCTTGGGTGGGAGACATTTAAGGACTTGTATAGTTTAAATGACTATAATGAATATGTACCTGTGGCGGACGACTTCAAAGAACTTGCTCGCCAGGTAGAGGAAGCTGTTCAGAAGGACAGGGGAGGAACAGGAATTGCAAATCCTGTGGGATCAAACAGTTATCTTTGGGCCAGGTATCCCAGAAGAAAACGTGAACCTCTGGGTTTGGCAGGAATGTGTTGCAAATGGGGATGTACAAAAGCTGAAATAAGTACTATATGCAGAGTTTAA